Within Montipora foliosa isolate CH-2021 chromosome 3, ASM3666993v2, whole genome shotgun sequence, the genomic segment AAAGGTATAAGCTAATTTAGTATACAGGTTTTCGGAGCAAGTTTTACATTCCTCTATGACGTCCAAACCCAGCTTCAGGTACGAGTTTGGTTCAGCTGGAGATTTGCGGCCTGTCACACTTGCAAGTGAGGCAACACTAGTTACAATCGACACTGCCGTTTCCTCGGATTGCGATGCTATGATTCCACTCATGAACATGAAAACTTGATTTAGTTCATGAAAATATCTTTCGTCGGTCAGAACTGACTTCTCTTCAATTGCTCCATCCAGGATGGAAAACGCAAGATGTAGACCGGAAAAGAATTCTTGAAAACTCTTGTGAAAAAAGCTATAACGGAAACAAGGCGTTCTCTTGCTACCGCCAGCCTGGATGGAGAGAAAGCCAAATTTAATGAACAGACTTTCCTTGAAATTCCCTTCGACGTCTTCGAAATGCCCCTCTCCTTTAAAAAGAGATTCTTGCGCCATTCTCCCTAGGGTCATCAGTTCCTTCTTGTAAACTATTAGAAGGTCATTACCACTACTTGGTAAGTTGTTCTTCATTTCGTATCGTCTCAAAACGAAGCGAACAATCTCTACGTACAgctgtgttctgttgtttggtAGAATGCCGCCAAAATCTTCGAAAAGCACACAAAGCAGAAGTGTATTTAAAGGGTTTTTTGTTAGTTCTTTTAAATTCCTTTTAACATGATGATctttatcgtcatcatcatcatcgtcatcatcatcgccatcgccatcatcatcatcattgtcatcgtcatcatcgtcatcatcatcatcgtcatcatcatcatcatcatcatcatcatcaccttcatcatcattatcatcatacGGATGCCACAGTACATTTATTAGCTTCTTTGCCATTTGTTCTGCGTCTCGAAAATACTTCCTTATAAAACACTTCGCATCACTGCTCGTGAATCCCACAATCTCCAACAGTGTGTCCGAGTAAGGTCTTACTTTACTTCCTGCTTCGTGACGAGAAGTAAGAACAATGTGACAACCAGGGAGCAGCTTTCTTTGAACAAGACTAAAGTACACAGCCAATTTTTGAGGGTCTGACTCATCTAAACCATCGAGCACTAACAGGACTTTAGAAGGGTTTTCTCGCAAGAAACGGAAAAACGTGTCTTTTAACTCTGGGTCAATTTCTTCCGGCAGAATTTGATCGACAATAGCTTCCCGGATGCTAGATTTAATTTCACGACATCTGAGGAGCAGGAGCACCTCTACTCTTGGGAAAGACTCGTCCCATTCGCAGTCTTGT encodes:
- the LOC137994283 gene encoding nucleotide-binding oligomerization domain-containing protein 2-like; the protein is MSFASTMAASVVAKMLNDPVVFQEWPHCNQDEQRQVLFTGESPPSSSLASHRTKASSPCQSDIIESIRQIYQKCEGVVCPVPWCEGFSFQLENIFTRLKIVAKEKTRGTLTKEITNMTSIFTSHEDCQHPRIVLIEGEPGMGKTTYCQKLAYDWATKQDCEWDESFPRVEVLLLLRCREIKSSIREAIVDQILPEEIDPELKDTFFRFLRENPSKVLLVLDGLDESDPQKLAVYFSLVQRKLLPGCHIVLTSRHEAGSKVRPYSDTLLEIVGFTSSDAKCFIRKYFRDAEQMAKKLINVLWHPYDDNDDEGDDDDDDDDDDDDDDDDDDDDNDDDDGDGDDDDDDDDDDKDHHILAAFYQTTEHSCT